From the genome of Cytophagales bacterium WSM2-2:
CTGGTAGTTGTGCAGGGGATAACGGGTTTTGCACCAGTCGATAAAGCGAGCATCACGTGTCTCTACTACGATTTCAGAACGGTAGTGCTCGTTGGTATTCAAATACACAAATTCCACACCACCCATTACAATCATGTGATGAAAAGTGGCATCGAAGTCTTCTAGCCACATTACCGTCTCAATACCGGAAATCGCTTTTGCTTCTTCTTTTGTCAGTTTGTGCCCATACCATTTTTCCAGATGTTCATTGGGTTGGCGCAGAAAAAGAATCTCTCTCTTCTTTTCATCACGGAAGCTTGGGCAAATCAAAAGGATGCTTTCCTCTTGCTCAATGCCCGTGAGGTAGAATAAGTCGCTGTTTTGTTTGAACGCCATTGTTCCATCCGCATTGGTTGGCATGGTGTCGTTGGAATTGAACATGGCCAGCGAGCCTGACTTGAGTTCGCTTACCAATCTTTTTCGGTTGTTGATGAAAAGTTGAGGATCAATGGATGCGTGTCGCATAGTAATAATGTATAAATTTCAAGGTCGCCAAGTTAATTAAATGGATATGAAGAAAATAGAATTTGGATTTCGGAATTTAAGATATGTGACAATTGTCCTTCTCCTCGTTGTTGCCGGCAATTCGAGCGCCCAGTACAAACCATCGACTGAGAATCTTCAGAACCGGGAATGGTTTCAGCAATCCCGTTTCGGGCTGTTCATTCACTGGGGGGTCTATAGTGTTTTGGGAGACGGAGAGTGGGTCATGAACAACCAGCGAATTCCAATTTCGACTTATGAAAAACTTCCAGCCTTTTTTAATCCAACCGAATTCAATCCTGCGGAATGGGTGCAGATGGCAAAAGAGGCAGGCATGAAATATATCACGATCACCAGTAAGCATCACGATGGTTTCGCAATGTGGGATAGCCAGGTTTCCGACTACAACATCGTGAAAAAAACACCCTATGGAAAAGATGTTTTGAAAATGCTTGCCGAGGAGTGCAGGAAACAAGGAATCAAATTGTTTTTCTACCATTCACAGCTAGACTGGCATCACCCTGATTATTTTCCAAGAGGATTTACAGGAGGAAGCTTTACCGGTCGTAAGGAAGAAGGCGACTTTAACAAATACCTGGATTACATGGATGCTCAACTGGCAGAACTACTCACTAACTATGGACCGTTGGCTGGAATCTGGTTTGATGGTATGTGGGATAAGGAGAAAGCAGATTGGCGCTTACAGAAAACGTACTCACTCATTCATCAGCTTCAGCCGGGTGCGCTCGTAGGAAGCAATCATCACCTCACTCCAATCGGTGGAGAGGATTTTCAAATGTTTGAGAAAGATTTGCCGGGACATAATACCACAGGCTTTGCTCCAACGCAAAAAGTAGGAGAGCTGCCTAAGGAAACCTGTGAGACAATCAACAACTCCTGGGGATTCAATCTGAAGGATGATCATCACAAAAGCAAGAAAGAGTTGATTCAATATTTAGTCAAGGCAGCCGGTTACGGAGCAAACTTTTTATTGAACGTGGGGCCGATGCCTAACGGGAAAATTCAGCCCGAGCATAAACAAACTCTAAGAGAAGTTGGCGAATGGCTAAAAATTTATGGCGAGACCATTTACGGAACTCAAGGAGGTCCACTGACTGCACGAAATTGGGGAGTAACTACTCAAAATGGGAACAAGGTATACTTACACATTTTGAATTGGCAGGATGAAGCATTGATTATCCCCCGGTTGGAGAAGAAAATTTTATCAGTAAAACTGTTTAAAGAAAAGGCGATTTTGAAATTCAGTGAGAATGAGTTTGGCGTGACTGTGTTGTTGCCAAAATCCTTACAAAATGAAATTGATACTGTTGTGGAGCTTGAACTAAAAAACTAGCTCAGTCCATTGAGAAAATCACGCTCCTCAAAAATTTCCGACTCGATCGTGAAATCATCAGCATCGAGATATGCGGGGAAACGGTCGCGATAAGCTTGCAGTGAGTGAGCGTTGAGTTCGATCGTTTTCGTAGCCTCTACAGTCTCCACTGAAAAAATCGGATCTCCTTTTGGGCCGATGATGGCACTGTAGCCATTGTATTCAATTCCATTGCCATCAGATCCCACACGGTTTACGCCTACACAATAACTTAGGTTTTCGATTGCCCGCGCGCGAAGCAAAGTCTCCCATGCATTAGCACGAACCATTGGCCAATTAGCAACATAAACCAAAAGATCGTAAGAGGGCTTTTTCAGTGTAGCGTTCCAGCGGTTGCGGCTCCACACTGGGAAACGCAGGTCGTAACAAACCAATGGGCATATCCTCCAGCCTTTCCAATGACCAATGAGCAGACTTTCGCCTGGGCTATAGACTGAATGCTCTTCCGCCATGCGGAAAAGGTGGCGCTTATCGTAAGTTTTGAAGTTGCCTCCCGGCTCCATCCACAGCAGACGGTTGTAGTAACGTTCGTGAACGTGTGCAATGAAACTACCCAGGATCAATGCCCCCGTCTGGTCGGCCATCTGTTTCATCCACTTGAAAGTGCGCATATTCATCATTTCCCCCAGTTTTTGGGCTTTCATGGTGAATCCGGTGGTAAACATTTCTGGAAGTACGATCACATCAGTCTGGCCTGCTTTCCAGATTTTTTCCTCAAACATGGCCAAATTGGCTCCAATGTCCTCCCAATGGATGTCTGACTGGATGATCGTGATTTTTAGGTCCTGCATGGCTCTGAAACGGACTGCAAAGAAAACAAGTTTTCTTATAAATCCGTACAGCTATTTATTCTGATTTCAGAGGAAAATTTTCGGTGGTCAAACCTAGATTTTGCGCAATATTTCCCCCGCTTTTTGAAGTGTTCCTTCGCTTTTGGCAAAGCAAAACCGAAGCAGCTTGTTGTCAGTCTGGTCTTTATAGAAAGCCGAAACAGGAATAGGAGCCAGTTTCATCTCCTTGGTCATCCATTCAGCCATTTCAACATCTGATTTTTTGCCCATGCCCTCAAAGGAAAGGAGTTGGAAATAGCTGCCAAAACAGGGCAGGGGCTTTAACGAAGAGCCGTTCACTTGTTGCAAGAAGAAATCCCTTTTTTGCTGATAGAATTTCCCCAAATGAAGGTAGTTCTCGGGATCTGCCAGGAACTCGGCCAATGCCAGCTGCACAGGGGTGTTTACACTGAATGTAATAAACTGGTGTGCCTTGCGGATTTCGCGCGTGATATTTTCCGGAGCTACCGTATACCCAATCTTCCAGCCGGTAGCATGAAACGTTTTTCCAAAGGAGAAAACAGAAATACTTCGCCTGGCCAGTTCCGGGTATTTCAATACACTTTCGTGCGACTTGCCTTCAAAGATGATGCGTTCGTAGACTTCATCACTCAATACCATCAGATTATGTTCGGAGGCCAAGCCCTCAAGTATTTTCAAGTCCGAATGGGTTAATATCGAACCTGCCGGATTGTGAGGTGTGTTCACCATGATCATTCGGGTTCGCGAAGTGATTTTCTTTTTCACTTCATTCCAGTCGATGGCAAAATCTGGAGGAGAAAGATTGACGTGAACCGGCTTTCCTCCATTGAGACGAATGGCGGGATCATACGAATCGTAGGAGGGATCAAAGATGATGACTTCATCATCCTGACGAATTAATCCGGCGATGGTGGCAAAGATAGCTTCAGTGCCTCCGGCTGTAACCGTTATTTCTGACTCAGAATTAATTTCACGCTGATAGGTTTTGAAAATTACCTCGCTGATCATTTTGCGAAGTACGGGCACACCTGGCATTGGCGCATACTGATTATGCCCGCCTTTCATCTGTGCGTGGATCAGGTCAATCAATTTTTCTGAAACAGGAAAATCAGGAAACCCTTGTGACAAGTTAATGGCATCATGTTCTAGCGCCATTTTTGACATGATACTGAAAATGGAAGTGCCAACTTCGGGAAGGCGGGAAGTTAAATTCATTTGAGTTGGTTTTTATCGATTCCGGCTTGCTTCAAAATTCCGAAGTATGTGCCTTTAGGTAAATCCTTGTTCCCGTGGATTGGAACGACTACGATTTTCCCCGATTGCTTATTCTGAAATAAATGGTGACTGCCTTTAGACCTTTTAAATTCAAAACCATGATCGGAAAGAATTTTGGTTAAGTCTTTAGCTGAGAAACTCAAGCAGTGAGATTAAGGGAATATTCTAATGTATCACTATCATCTGGCACAGGCGCACCTTCCGCTTGCAGATGTTCAATATAAAGTTCTATAGCTTCTTTAGCCATTGAAATTGCATGATCAATATCGTTACCGTACGTAATACAACCAGGCAATGCTGGGACAACCGCAGTATAGGCTCCCTCAGGCTCCTTAGTCAATAAAATTTTGTACGTCAGATTTCTCATAACAGAAACGAAATTACAAAAAATGAATTGTTCATTTTTTGAGGGGAGCCAAGATTCTATACTCCGTATCCACATCGCCTTTACTGATGTCATTCAATTTTCCTTTGAGGGTACGTTTTTTCAGAGGAGAGAGATAGTCGATAAAAAGCTTTCCCTCGATATGGTCGTATTCGTGCTGGATGATTCGAGCTTTCATGTCGTCAAACTCTTCTTCAAATGCGTTCCAGTTTTCATCGAAATATTTGATTCGCAATTTTTCAGGACGTTCCACTTCTTCTCGGATATTCGGAATACTGAGGCACCCTTCTTCAAAGGCCCAGGGCTCACCCTCTTCTTCTAAAATGACTGGATTGACGAATACTTTTTTAAAATCCTTCAAATCGGGTTCGTCCTCCAGGGTTGTGCCATCAACGACAAACAGGCGAATGCTTTTTCCGATTTGAGGCGCTGCAAGACCAATGCCGTGTGCGCCATGCATTGTCTCGAACATATCATTGACAAGTTCTTTAATGTTTTCTCCTTTTTCGATGTCTTTCGCTTTTTTGCGCAACACCGGATCTCCATACATGACGATAGGGTAAATCATAACTTCTCTTAAAAAGGCAAAGGTAATTGAACAGGTACGAATTATGAAGTGCAACTACTTGCCTTTGGACTGCATATAGTTTTGCAGGATCAAAACAGCACTGATTTTGTCCACATTTCCCTTTACCTGGCGGTCTTTTTTCTTCATGCCTCCTGAGATCATAGCATCAAGTGCAAGACTTGAAGTGAATCGCTCATCTACTTCGGTCAAGGATATTTTTGGGAAATTCTGTCGAAATAACTCAACAAATTTCCTGACCTCAGGAGCAGTAGAGGAATCAGTATTATCAAGTCTTTTTGGCATGCCTATGATGGCCTCCACGACTTGCTCTTTTTCAAAATACTTTTTGAGATAAGTCAGGAGCTGAGAGGTTTCCACCGTTTCTAAAGCCGTGGCAATGATCTGCATGGGGTCTGTGACTGCAAGCCCGGTACGTTTAAGGCCGTAATCAATGGCGAGGATTCGGGGCATAAGTCAGGGCAATTTTTGAGGCTTTCAATATCAAAAGAATCATTTTGCGCTCACAAAATTACGATAACTTCCTGCAGAATAATTTATTCATTACGAAGTACATAACATGAGAATAGGATTAGTGATCATTTTTTGTGCCTGTACCTCTGTCGTTAGGGCACAGCAGGAAAGAAGGATCAAATCCATTGATGAAATAGACGCCATCCTTGAAGTCTACACCCATATCCTGACACCTTATGTTGGGCAAATGGTCAAGGATCATTTATCGTTCACAGAGCAACAGGATAAATTCTGGCAATGGCCAGACAGCTTAACACTGTCGAGAAGAAGGGAACGTAAGAGGTCGGATTCAGCATATCTTTCCGTAGGATCAATTGTGGTAAACCGAAATATTCGTGCGCTTTATAATTCAGATCCAAGATCATTTTTGAGTTTAACTCAGGGAGTTGTTATAAAAGCAATTGACTCAGCGTATCAAAAGGAATTTCGCTATGAGGGTCTTTCTCCTGAATTCTATAAGGAAGTTCATCAGAAGATTGAAGAAAAGTTCAGGTAATAGAAAGAGCTACCTAATTCCACTTTGCCTTCTCGAAGAACTTAGATTTCACCTGGCTTTCGAGCATCATCGCTTTAGGAAAGAGAATTTCGTTTTCTATGCGCGCATGTGCCTGTAGGTTTTTCTCGAACTCCATCAATTCAGTGTAAATCACTTTTACATGCAAGGGGGCATCAGGAGCAAGGTAGTAGTCTTTGGTGATTTTGCGAATGCCAGCCATCTCATCGTCATGTGCCTCATGTTCCAGGGCACAACGCTGCAGGGAATGTTTTTCCATGGAACGATAGAGGCGTGTAGGATTATACCGGCCTTGTGCGGCTCGCTCTAGTGAATTGATGTATTTAAAAAGTGTGTCCTCTTCTTCGTAGATGTGGTGAATGAAATCTTCCAGGAACAAAGGAAAAAGAATCTTTAGATCCTTTTCAACCGATTCGTACTCTCTATGATCCGCTTTAAAATTCACTACCAGTTTGTGAATAAACGGCAACTTGTGCTTAATGAACAAATAATGCGCGTGTTTCAAATACTCAATGATGAGATCGATGCGATATGAAAATAACGGGAGATCATCCTCTTTGAAGTTCTCGCGTGAAAGCTCCAGACCTTTGATTACCGGCTCAGTTGCCAAGCCCTTTTGTTGGCATACTTGTTCCAATGTCTGCGTAGGATACTCGTAAAATGGGATACCGAAAGAATATAGAACATGCGCCAACAAGTGATCGTGACTCACGAGTTCTGTAATTTTCTTGCTGATCATGTCCAGCGGGTTCATGCAGAAGGTAAATATAACGATCTCGAAATTGCGGTCAAACCGGAATGGCTGATTTTCATCGTGGAAATGTTAAGCATTGGTGTGACAATCTCTATCTTTGAATGGAATTAACGAGTATGCGTGAAGATTATTTGAAGGGCGAGACAGAAGGACAAAATTCGACTGATAAAGAGTTCGAAAAAGCCCTGAGGCCGCTTTCGTTTGGCGATTTTACCGGTCAGCAGAAAGTAACAGACAATATTAAAGTGTTCGTGATGGCAGCCAAGCAGCGAAATGAGTCGCTTGATCACGTTTTGCTCCATGGCCCTCCCGGCCTCGGGAAAACTACGTTGTCATTTATAATTGCAAACGAGCTAGGGTCAAATATTAAAATAACTTCCGGTCCGGTGTTGGATAAGCCTAGTGACCTCGCAGGATTGCTCACGAACTTAGAGGCGAATGATGTCTTGTTTATCGACGAAATTCACCGATTGAATCCAATCGTAGAAGAATATCTGTACTCTGCCATGGAAGATTTTCGCATCGATATCATGCTCGATAGTGGGCCTAATGCCAGGTCGGTGCAAATCGGACTTAACCCCTTTACATTAATCGGTGCTACCACGCGCGCGGGTCTGCTCACATCGCCATTGCGTGCCCGATTTGGAATCAATGCCCGCCTTGAGTACTACGATTCGCAGCTACTGACTAAGATAGTTATACGATCTTCCGATATTTTAAACACGCCTATTGAAGCAGACGCTTCGTTTGAAATAGCGCGAAGAAGCCGTGGTACACCCAGGATCGCAAATAACTTACTCAAACGTACCCGCGACTTTGCCCAGATCAAAGGAAATGGCACCATCACCAAGCCGATTGCTCAATTAGCCCTTAAAGCTCTGGATGTAGATGAGAATGGTTTGGATGATATGGACAATCGTATCCTTCTGGCCATCATTGAAAAATTTAAAGGAGGCCCCGTCGGTATTTCAACCATTGCGACTGCTGTCGGGGAAGAGGGTGAAACGATCGAAGAAGTGTATGAGCCCTTCCTGATTCAGGAAGGCTACCTTAAACGGACATCTCGCGGCCGCGAGGCAACTGAGCTTGCCTATAAGCATTTAAAAATTGCCCGACCAAGAACGCAGGGATTGTTTGACTGAGCTTTACGCTCTTAGAACACTTGTCCAAGAGTCTTAATTCTACTTTCGCGATACAATTGTATTGCTTACCACGAAGCTGATTACGCCCATTACTATCATCAGTAAAGTTTGCCAGGCGTGGAAAATAAAAACAAATGCTACCGCGTCAGGCTTAGCCATGTTGTAGAGCATCGTTAATCCGAGAGGAACCAGCACATGATAAGATCCGGTGCCACCGGGGAGCGGGGCTGCCATGGCAATAGAACCGATAGCGAATAACGTGACTACTGCACCAAAACCCAGGTGTGATGTTTCTGGAAAAGCCATTAGCACGAGATAACTCATCAGGAAGTACAAAATCCAAATAGTGAGTGAATAGAACACAAATAGCCACTTATTCTCAAGCTTCAGAACTGAAAGAAGACCTTCCTTAAATCCGTGAATGATTTTCAGGAATTTTTGATTTTTTCTCAACAGGTAAATTCCAACCAGAAAAAGAATGCCTAAGGCCGCAGCTACCCATACCCATGCCGGAATGCTCATTTCTCCCGATGAAAAGTTAAGCGTATCTAAAAACGCTTTTAACTTGTCCCACTCTACGTAAAAGGAAAAAGCAATTAGCACAAGCAAGCAGAGTACATCAGCGAGACGTTCGACCACGACTGTTCCAAATGAAATTTCGACCGGAGTTTTTTCGAGTTGATAGAGGGTATAGCACCGTGATACTTCACCCCCACGAGGCACGGCAAGATTCACCAGGTATCCCGTCATCAAAGAGAGGAAGCTGCTTGATAATTTTACGTCCTGACCTGTAGGTTGCAATAACATTTTCCATCGCATTGCACGGACTATATGACTGATGACTGCAGTTCCTGCCATGATCCACAGGTAGAATTTGTCAGATTTTTTCCAAGCCTGCCACAAGAAGTCGATCTTGTTTTCACCTTCTACTTTTAACCCGCGAAGGGAAAGCCAAAGCAAAAGAACCGTGATCGCCATCATCAGCACATAGCGTGTACCTGTTTTTATTCGCTGCATCCGTCAGGCAAGTTTATTTTCAGGAGTAGGAAAGATGAGTGTAGGCTTGAATTTCTTGGCTTCTTCAAGTTCCATCGAAGCGTATGAGATCACGATTACGATATCGCCAACTTGTGCCAGTCGGGCGGCAGGGCCGTTGATGCAGATCATTCCACTGTTGCGCTCTCCTTTGATTACATATGTTTCCAGGCGTTCGCCATTATTGACATTTACCACCTGCACTTTTTCGCCTTCAATGATATTCGCTGCATCCATGAGCACTTCGTCAATGGTAATGCTTCCAACATAGTGCAACTCAGCCTGTGTCACTTTGACCCGGTGTATCTTCGATTTTAAAACTTCAATTCTCATTCATTAATAAATTATCGATCAGTCTTACTTCACCTACAAACCCTGCAATCAGCAGGATCGATTTATCTGTAACGCTTTCTGTTGCTTTTAAGTTTTCGATATTGACAAGTTCAAAATACTCGAGTCTCACGCCCTCAATACTCCTGCACTTTTGTTTGACAGCTTCCTTTACTTGCGCGATCTTCTCTCCCTGCTTAAGCATTTTTTTTGCTTCAGTTAGTGATTGAAAAAACACGATGGCTTTTTGCCTTTCGGATGCATTTAGTCGCATGTTGCGCGATGACATTGCCAATCCATCCGATTCGCGAAAAATAGGCATCGGTCTTAATTGCAGGTCGAATTTCAATTCCTTGACCAGTTTCTCGATGATCTTGAATTGTTGAAAGTCTTTTTGTCCGAAATACGCAACGGTTGGTTTGATGATGTGAAAAAACTTCGACACCACGAGCGCCACTCCGCTGAAATGCCCTGGCCTGAATTCTCCCTCGAGAATTTTGTCGAGATCGCCAAAGTCGAATTTGATGCTCGGGGTGGTTTCATACATCTCATCTATCTCTGGCACAAAAACAACGTCACAACCAGATTTTTTTAACATTTCAAGGTCGTGATCTAATGTACGAGGGTATTTCTCAAGGTCCTTTGTGTTGTTGAACTGAGCCGGATTGACAAAAACACTGCAAACAGTGAGTTCGTTTTCGCGCCTTGAAGCTTCTATTAATGAAAGGTGCCCCGCGTGGAGCGCCCCCATGGTGGGAACTAACCCGACAGATATGGAGTTAGGTTTTTGGCTCAAAAAGGCCTTCAGGGGCTTGATTTCCTTGAAAATTTCCATTTTTGAGCGGCTTTTAGAAGGGCGCAAATATAGTCCTTATGTTTAAATCAAAGTTGAAAATGGGGCAGATTTTCCGTACTTTTGTGCTCCCGTTTTCTTGTCTCAACAAAATTCAACCGATATGTCAAAAATCCGCATTCTCTATGTTGCCAGTGAGATTAATCCGTTTTTGCAGACCACTGAGGTGGCTGATTTTGTTCGAAAATTGCCTCAGGCAATGCAAGAGCGAGGAATGGAGATTCGAATACTGGTACCGCGGTTTGGCCTGATCAATGAGCGTAAAAACAGATTGCACGAAGTTGTTCGTCTTTCTGGTATTAATATTGCCGTGGGTGATGAAGAAAAGCCTTTGATCATTAAAGTGGCGTCAATACCGAATGCCAAACTGCAGGTTTATTTTATCGACAATGAAGATTATTTCCACCGCAAGTCAGTTTTCCACGATAAGGAAAATCGTTTCTTCGAAGACAATGACGAGCGCGCTATTTTCTTTTGCAAGGGCGTAATTGAAACAGTCCGCAAACTGGGCTGGGGTCCTGATATTGTGCATTGCAATGACTGGATCACGAGTTTTATTCCTTTGTATTTGAAGACGACTTACAAAAACGATCCGCTCTTCAAAAATTCGAAGACCGTATTTACGATTTACAATAATAGCTTCTCCCATAAATTCAAAGGAGATTTGATGGGCAAAGTTCGTATGCTTGATATTGAAGACAATATGCTTGGTCACCTGAAGACGGCTGACTACGAAGGCTTCATCAAGTTGGGAGCACAATGGGCTGATGTTGTAAACGTTGCCGGCGATGGCAAGAAATTGGAAGGCCTCGTAAAGAAAATAAAAGAGAAAAAAGTTTCGTCAATAGAAAAGGACGAAGACTACACTGAGGAGTTTTATAACCTTTACACCGAACTGGTAGGTTAGTTACTTTTCAGCTATTTAAATAATGAAAGTCGGGTGGTTAAGAAATTAACACTCGACTTTTTATTTTTGCATAGAACCATATTTATAAAGTAGATGTTCGAAACCAAACCAACCCAATTAATATGTGTGGAATTGTAGCTTACGTGGGTCATCGCCAGGCGAGTGATATCATCATTAAAGGATTGAAGCGGCTTGAGTACCGCGGCTACGATAGTGCCGGGGTTGCGCTGCTTAATGGGGGACTGAATGTTTATAAAAAGAAAGGCAAGGTTTCAGAGCTGGAGTCTTTTATCAAGAATGAAAATCTGAACAGCCATATTGGTATGGGGCACACACGCTGGGCCACACATGGAGAACCAAATGATGAAAATGCACACCCCCACTATTCAGCCACAAAAAAACTGGCAATCATTCACAATGGTATCATTGAAAACTATAGTTCACTAAAGCAGGACTTGCTGCGCAAGGGACATCAGTTCTTTAGTGATACTGATACAGAAGTCTTTATTCATTTTATAGAAGACATCAAAAACAATGAAAAATGCTCCTTGGATGAAGCGGTGCGACTGGCGCTTACGAAGGTGGTTGGTGCATACGCTATCGTAGTGATGTCGCTTGAAGATCCAAATCTTTTGATTGCCGCGCGTAAAGGCAGCCCATTGGTCGTAGGTGTGGGTAAGGGAGAATTCTTTATGGCTTCTGATGCGACTCCGATTGTAGAGTACACGAACGAAGTAGTTTACCTCAATGACCAGGAAATAGCAGTAGTCAACAATGGTCAGCTTAACATTAAGAATACGGCAAACCTTCCACTTACTCCCTATGTACAGACCGTTGATATAGAATTGGAAGCGATTGAAAAGGGCGGTTATGAACACTTCATGCTCAAAGAAATCTTTGAGCAGTCACGATCAATAAAGGATTGCATGCGCGGCCGGTTGGATTCTGACGCAGGCAGATTGACACTGGGAGGGTTGCGCGAATATGTTAATAAGATCGTTAATGCCGATCGTATTTTAATTGTGGCCTGTGGCACTTCGTGGCATGCAGGTTTGGTCGCGGAATATTTTTTTGAAGAGTTCTGCCGTATACCTGTGGAGGTGGAGTATGCTTCCGAGTTTCGTTACCGTAATCCTGTTATTCGCGAAGGTGATGTGGTGATTGCGATTTCCCAATCAGGCGAAACGGCAGATACCCTCGCAGCTATTGAAATGGCGAAATCAAAAGGTGCAATTATCTTCGGTGTATGCAATGTGGTAGGTTCTTCCATTCCACGGACAACACATGCAGGAGCTTATACTCATGCCGGGCCTGAAATAGGTGTAGCGAGTACGAAGGCATTCACGGCACAGTTGACAGTACTCAATATGATCGCGTTGATCGTTGCACAACGGAAGG
Proteins encoded in this window:
- the glmS gene encoding glutamine--fructose-6-phosphate aminotransferase [isomerizing], which codes for MCGIVAYVGHRQASDIIIKGLKRLEYRGYDSAGVALLNGGLNVYKKKGKVSELESFIKNENLNSHIGMGHTRWATHGEPNDENAHPHYSATKKLAIIHNGIIENYSSLKQDLLRKGHQFFSDTDTEVFIHFIEDIKNNEKCSLDEAVRLALTKVVGAYAIVVMSLEDPNLLIAARKGSPLVVGVGKGEFFMASDATPIVEYTNEVVYLNDQEIAVVNNGQLNIKNTANLPLTPYVQTVDIELEAIEKGGYEHFMLKEIFEQSRSIKDCMRGRLDSDAGRLTLGGLREYVNKIVNADRILIVACGTSWHAGLVAEYFFEEFCRIPVEVEYASEFRYRNPVIREGDVVIAISQSGETADTLAAIEMAKSKGAIIFGVCNVVGSSIPRTTHAGAYTHAGPEIGVASTKAFTAQLTVLNMIALIVAQRKGTITEQKFHEVLVEMESIPSKVEQVLKLNSKIQVIADEFKNASNFIYLGRGYNFPVALEGALKLKEISYIHAEGYPAAEMKHGPIALIDEEMPVVFIATKDASYEKVVSNIQEVKARKGRVISIVTEGDTLIPKMSEFVIEVPSTLDALMPMISVIPLQLLSYHIAVMRGCNVDQPRNLAKSVTVE